In the genome of Stigmatella aurantiaca, one region contains:
- a CDS encoding serine/threonine-protein kinase produces MSADRTTTPEGDIHLFTANGVHYSLVRELTGEGPGERVLAQRHTPGGPGGLAVIKCLPPAARMAERRRMLEEARVARRLDHPAIARVLHVDTRARRPLVVMEYVDGLALEQVLRRAVRRHKPVSERFAAYVIAQAADALHYAHALKDGHGRLLHLVHRDVNPTTLRISKHGEVKLTDFGAVFTRLPGRQRTPAHTLKGAVGYSAPEVLSLGVPEARSDIFSLGVVLVELLTHVHVLDLPHERPRTRLSGGFQRLLGKLWPEKGAWVDPARLGDRASRLHARDVEKVMAAVSEPLRAVALRALRVDPAERHATAAAMRDALRAFLSATGQPYGPREAVEEIREVISMASLARGEMETSPEYVPHEFRNGRAVRH; encoded by the coding sequence ATGTCCGCTGATCGCACCACCACACCCGAGGGGGACATCCACTTGTTCACCGCGAATGGGGTCCACTACTCCCTGGTCAGAGAGCTGACGGGAGAAGGGCCCGGGGAACGTGTCCTCGCACAGCGCCATACCCCCGGCGGGCCAGGGGGCCTCGCGGTCATCAAGTGCCTGCCTCCCGCGGCCCGGATGGCGGAGCGCCGCCGGATGCTCGAAGAGGCCCGGGTGGCCCGGAGGCTGGACCATCCAGCCATCGCGCGGGTGCTGCACGTGGACACACGGGCCCGGCGTCCTCTGGTGGTGATGGAGTACGTGGATGGCCTGGCGCTGGAGCAGGTGCTTCGCCGCGCCGTGCGGCGCCACAAGCCTGTGTCCGAGCGGTTCGCCGCCTATGTCATCGCGCAGGCCGCCGATGCTCTCCACTATGCGCACGCGCTGAAGGACGGCCATGGGCGGCTCCTCCACCTCGTGCACCGGGACGTGAATCCCACCACCCTTCGGATCAGCAAACACGGTGAGGTGAAGCTCACGGATTTCGGGGCGGTCTTCACGCGGCTTCCTGGCCGGCAGCGCACGCCCGCGCATACGCTGAAGGGTGCCGTGGGCTACTCCGCGCCCGAGGTGCTGAGCCTGGGAGTCCCTGAGGCCCGCTCGGACATCTTCTCCCTGGGCGTGGTGCTGGTGGAACTGCTGACGCATGTGCATGTGCTGGACTTGCCCCATGAGCGGCCGAGGACGCGCCTCTCGGGGGGCTTTCAGCGGCTGCTCGGCAAACTCTGGCCCGAGAAGGGCGCTTGGGTGGATCCGGCCCGGCTCGGTGACCGGGCCTCACGGCTTCATGCGAGGGACGTGGAGAAGGTGATGGCCGCCGTCTCCGAGCCGCTGCGGGCCGTGGCGCTTCGGGCGTTGCGCGTCGATCCGGCCGAGCGCCATGCCACCGCGGCGGCCATGCGGGATGCGCTGCGCGCATTTCTGTCCGCCACGGGGCAACCTTATGGGCCGCGTGAGGCCGTGGAGGAGATCCGCGAGGTCATCTCCATGGCCTCCCTGGCGCGGGGGGAGATGGAGACAAGCCCCGAGTACGTCCCCCACGAGTTCCGGAACGGGCGCGCCGTGCGCCATTGA
- a CDS encoding serine/threonine protein kinase: MKMDGTTEPHRSSPGMEVHPDYLAPGTVVSGFRLLRHVDSGGYGSVWLVESVERPGGRYALKFSLHSPESNPRGDARAARELRLLLQVSHANVVRVVAHGRWKDPEVGLHYVVLEWVEGATLLEWARHTNPSVREVVRLCQKVVLALQAAHDAGVLHRDVKPGNVLVRDADGEPFLADFGAGEAGGTGTFTRAGARPFTPPYCSPQVLASQLEGAAPYRFRPVDDWYSVGVMLYVLLTEVLPFPEGLLDAAFAQQVARQRPVPPHRINARVPPVLSRVVLRLLSKTPRRRYQDGHRLCEALERGMMQAGAWDAPLYVPRPARAPEMATTLPPTPGDGIVAEDEAVRAAHALKGVEGHEEQRREAARNQRDLLLSAQTLEGWTWWKRVAAAGVLGFLAAGVWAMWHRAEVTPRPSPGGLVVPRTGAPLVLPQDLSWPLLPTHQAPVAVSPLLSMPFSSPDAPQKDSHVKNLPTSPPAEPASPPGKVIPRPKSVNKGALCAVAGFIVSCTGVPVRPEPQACPQKAIEAMEAIRIRARDGMNVRLNSNYPPTNGTDSVPFRIGPIVSWVASDRYKQLPRGTRLFGHIWGGGGDRFYIRYTEAQLINGPRFPICAVAEDGTEGGFGLVKDSGSTPDTFKHTNIGIATFVEAFTE; encoded by the coding sequence ATGAAGATGGATGGAACGACGGAGCCTCATCGTTCATCGCCGGGCATGGAGGTTCACCCTGACTATCTGGCACCCGGAACGGTCGTGAGTGGCTTCCGGCTGCTGCGTCACGTGGATTCCGGAGGCTATGGCAGCGTCTGGCTGGTGGAGAGCGTGGAGCGTCCAGGGGGACGGTACGCCCTCAAGTTCAGCCTCCACTCTCCGGAAAGCAACCCACGCGGCGACGCACGGGCCGCACGCGAGCTGCGGCTGTTGCTCCAAGTCTCACACGCCAATGTGGTGCGTGTGGTGGCGCATGGGCGGTGGAAGGATCCCGAGGTAGGACTCCACTACGTCGTGCTGGAGTGGGTGGAGGGCGCTACGCTCCTGGAATGGGCACGGCATACCAATCCGTCCGTGAGGGAGGTGGTTCGCCTGTGCCAGAAGGTGGTGCTCGCACTCCAAGCAGCCCATGACGCAGGGGTGCTGCACCGGGATGTGAAGCCCGGCAATGTGCTCGTGAGGGATGCCGACGGAGAGCCGTTTCTGGCGGACTTTGGGGCCGGAGAGGCGGGCGGAACGGGCACCTTCACGCGAGCGGGCGCGCGGCCTTTCACCCCGCCGTATTGCAGTCCACAAGTTCTGGCTTCTCAACTCGAAGGGGCTGCACCGTACCGGTTCCGGCCGGTGGATGATTGGTACTCCGTGGGGGTGATGCTCTACGTGTTGCTCACGGAAGTGCTGCCCTTTCCAGAGGGTTTGCTGGATGCCGCGTTTGCGCAGCAGGTGGCCCGGCAGCGCCCCGTTCCTCCGCATCGGATCAATGCCCGGGTTCCTCCCGTGTTGAGCCGAGTGGTGTTGCGGCTGCTCTCCAAGACTCCTCGGCGGCGTTACCAGGATGGGCATCGGCTCTGCGAGGCCCTGGAGCGGGGGATGATGCAGGCGGGGGCATGGGATGCTCCCTTGTATGTGCCTCGGCCGGCGCGGGCTCCGGAGATGGCGACGACGCTGCCCCCTACTCCCGGCGACGGCATCGTGGCGGAGGATGAGGCCGTGCGCGCGGCCCATGCGCTCAAGGGGGTCGAGGGGCACGAGGAGCAGCGGCGGGAGGCGGCACGAAATCAGCGGGACTTGCTGTTGTCCGCGCAGACCTTGGAGGGGTGGACGTGGTGGAAGCGTGTCGCTGCCGCAGGGGTCCTGGGCTTTCTGGCCGCAGGGGTGTGGGCCATGTGGCACCGGGCCGAGGTGACGCCCCGCCCTTCCCCTGGGGGACTCGTGGTGCCTCGGACAGGGGCACCGCTTGTTCTGCCCCAGGACTTGTCCTGGCCTCTGCTCCCCACGCACCAAGCTCCCGTGGCAGTCTCGCCGCTGCTCTCCATGCCGTTTTCTTCTCCTGATGCTCCGCAGAAAGACAGCCACGTGAAGAATCTTCCAACGTCTCCTCCCGCCGAGCCGGCTTCTCCGCCGGGCAAGGTCATCCCCAGGCCCAAGAGCGTCAACAAGGGCGCGCTGTGTGCCGTGGCTGGCTTCATCGTGAGTTGTACGGGGGTACCCGTGAGGCCAGAGCCGCAGGCCTGTCCTCAGAAGGCAATCGAGGCCATGGAGGCCATTCGCATCCGGGCGAGAGATGGCATGAACGTCCGGCTCAACTCCAACTACCCCCCCACCAACGGCACTGACTCGGTCCCTTTCCGGATCGGGCCCATCGTGAGCTGGGTGGCCTCTGACCGCTATAAGCAGCTTCCGCGCGGTACCCGATTGTTCGGGCATATCTGGGGTGGGGGCGGGGACCGGTTTTACATCCGTTATACGGAGGCGCAGTTGATCAACGGCCCCCGCTTTCCCATCTGCGCCGTGGCCGAAGACGGTACCGAGGGTGGTTTCGGGCTGGTCAAGGATTCCGGCTCCACCCCGGACACGTTCAAGCACACCAACATCGGGATCGCGACGTTCGTGGAAGCGTTCACCGAATAG